The Kwoniella dendrophila CBS 6074 chromosome 1, complete sequence genome contains a region encoding:
- a CDS encoding ribosome biogenesis protein NSA2, whose translation MEEHRKRHGRRMDYEEKKRKRTAREAHKASADAQKIFGHKAKLQHAKRHAEKVQMKKTLKAHDERNVKQKDDGAVKEGALPTYLLDREGQKDAKALSTAVKDRRKDRAAKYSVPLPKVRGIAEEEMFKVIKTGKHKGKSWKRMVNKATFVGEGFTRKPVKLERFIRPMGLRMTKANVTHPELKTTFQLPILGVKKNPQSPLYTSLGVLTKGTILEVNVSELGMVTTGGKVVWSKYAQITNNPENDGCINSVLLV comes from the exons ATGGAAGAGCACCGTAAACGACATGGTCGTCGTATGGATTATGAGGAGAAGAA ACGAAAGAGAACAGCTCGTGAAGCTCACAAAGCTTCAGCAGATGCTCAAAAGATATTTGGTcataaagctaaattacaACATGCTAAGAGACATGCAGAAAAAGttcaaatgaagaaaacTCTTAAAGCTCATGATGAAAGAAATGTTaaacaaaaagatgatggtgCAGTTAAAGAAGGTGCTTTACCTACTTATCTTTTAGATAGAGAAGGTCAAAAA GATGCAAAAGCATTGTCAACAGCAGTcaaagatagaagaaaagatcgAGCTGCTAAATATTCagtacctttacctaaagtcAGAGGtattgctgaagaagaaatgttcAAAGTTATTAAGACTGGTAAACATAAAGGAAAGAGTTGGAAGAGAATGGTCAACAAAGCTACATTTGTTGGTGAAGGGTTTACAAGAAAACCTGTGAAATTAGAG CGATTCATCCGACCTATGGGTTTA CGTATGACAAAAGCCAATGTTACGCATC CCGAACTCAAAACCACTTTCCAACTCCCTATTTTGGGTGTAAAGAAGAACCCTCAATCTCCGTTATATACATCTCTTG GTGTTCTTACTAAGGGTACGATTCTAGAGGTGAACGTTAGTGAATTAGGTATGGTTACTACGGGAGGAAAGGTCGTGTGGTCCA AATACGCACAAATTACCAATAACCCAG AAAACGATGGATGTATCAACTCTGTTCTCCTTGTGTAG